In Trifolium pratense cultivar HEN17-A07 linkage group LG7, ARS_RC_1.1, whole genome shotgun sequence, a genomic segment contains:
- the LOC123894463 gene encoding uncharacterized protein LOC123894463: MHLTLFLIILFLSFSVCTSRTLVAVEDPSSTQINISEKVSKNGEKEPLTSNGATKTEDIKVKNNIRHLKQENASHVPKNSGVSVYWSVPHSKQGKNPGFYSDYSRPKTRPPSHN; encoded by the exons atgcacCTCAcattgttccttattattttgTTCCTTTCCTTTAGTGTGTGCACTTCTCGCACTCTTGTAGCTGTTGAAGATCCATCTAGCACTCAGATCAACATTTCTGAAAAG GTGTCAAAGAATGGGGAAAAAGAACCTTTGACATCAAATGGAGCAACAAAAACAGAAGACATTAAGGTCAAGAACAATATTCGACACTTGAAGCAAGAGAATGCAAGTCATGTTCCAAAAAATTCAGGTGTTTCAGTTTATTGGTCAGTGCCTCATAGTAAACAGGGTAAAAATCCAGGATTTTACTCGGATTATTCTAGACCGAAGACACGACCTCCCTCACACAATTAA